From Novosphingobium resinovorum, the proteins below share one genomic window:
- a CDS encoding peptide chain release factor 3 has translation MSTSPHQSRRTFAIISHPDAGKTTLTEKLLLQGGAIHLAGQVKARGAARRARSDWMKIEQQRGISVTSSVMTFERDGITFNLLDTPGHEDFSEDTYRTLTAVDSAIMVIDAAKGIEPQTRKLFEVCRLRSVPIITFINKVDREGRACFDLLDEVADMLALDVCPMSWPVGMGGVFEGILDLASGGISRPEGASKEFLGKIDKGAALPDAVAEELELAQAGYPEFDVEAYRAGDLTPVYFGSALKNFGVMELIDAISRHAPPPRPQPSDQGTIEPDNKEVTGFIFKVQANMDPMHRDRIAFMRLVSGTFKRGMKLTPSGLGKPIAVHSPILFFAQDREIADNAEPGDIIGIPNHGTLRVGDTLSEKNDVRFVGLPNFAPEILRRVALKDPTKTKQLRKALDDLSEEGVIQVFYPEIGSQWIVGVVGQLQLDVLISRLEAEYKVEAVLEGSPFDTARWLKGDDKALRDFGEFNKMNLAKDRDGDPVFMARSAWDVSYQQERNPELTFSATKER, from the coding sequence ATGAGCACTTCGCCCCACCAGTCCCGCCGTACCTTCGCGATCATCTCGCATCCTGACGCGGGCAAGACCACGCTGACCGAGAAGCTGCTGCTGCAAGGCGGCGCGATTCACCTTGCCGGGCAGGTGAAGGCGCGCGGTGCAGCGCGGCGGGCGCGCTCGGACTGGATGAAGATCGAGCAGCAGCGCGGCATTTCCGTGACCAGCTCGGTCATGACTTTCGAGCGGGACGGGATCACCTTCAATTTGCTCGATACGCCGGGTCACGAGGATTTCTCGGAAGACACCTACCGCACGCTCACTGCGGTCGATTCGGCGATCATGGTGATCGATGCCGCCAAGGGCATCGAGCCGCAGACCCGCAAGCTGTTCGAAGTCTGCCGCTTGCGCTCGGTGCCGATCATCACCTTCATCAACAAGGTGGATCGTGAAGGCCGCGCCTGTTTCGATCTGCTCGACGAAGTGGCGGACATGCTGGCGCTCGACGTGTGCCCAATGTCCTGGCCGGTCGGCATGGGCGGCGTGTTCGAGGGCATCCTCGACCTCGCCAGCGGCGGCATCAGTCGCCCTGAGGGTGCCTCCAAGGAATTTCTCGGCAAGATCGACAAGGGTGCGGCGCTGCCGGACGCCGTCGCCGAGGAGCTGGAACTCGCGCAGGCCGGCTATCCGGAATTCGATGTCGAGGCCTACCGCGCGGGCGACCTGACGCCGGTTTACTTTGGCTCGGCGCTCAAGAACTTCGGCGTCATGGAACTGATCGACGCGATCTCGCGTCACGCTCCGCCGCCGCGGCCGCAGCCGTCGGACCAGGGCACGATCGAACCGGACAACAAGGAAGTCACGGGCTTCATCTTCAAGGTGCAGGCCAACATGGACCCGATGCACCGCGACCGCATCGCTTTCATGCGGCTCGTTTCGGGCACCTTCAAGCGCGGCATGAAGCTGACGCCCTCGGGCCTCGGCAAGCCGATCGCGGTGCACTCGCCGATCCTGTTCTTCGCGCAGGACCGCGAGATCGCGGACAATGCCGAGCCTGGCGACATCATCGGCATTCCCAACCACGGCACCCTGCGCGTTGGCGATACGCTGTCCGAGAAGAACGACGTGCGCTTCGTCGGCTTGCCCAACTTCGCCCCGGAAATCCTGCGCCGCGTGGCGCTCAAGGATCCCACCAAGACCAAGCAGCTGCGCAAGGCGCTTGATGACCTTTCCGAAGAAGGCGTCATTCAGGTGTTCTACCCGGAGATCGGCTCGCAGTGGATCGTCGGCGTCGTCGGCCAGCTGCAGCTCGACGTGCTGATCAGCCGCCTGGAAGCCGAGTACAAGGTGGAGGCAGTACTGGAAGGTTCGCCGTTCGACACCGCCCGCTGGCTCAAGGGCGACGACAAGGCGCTGCGCGACTTCGGCGAGTTCAACAAGATGAACCTGGCCAAGGACCGTGACGGCGACCCGGTGTTCATGGCCCGATCGGCCTGGGATGTGAGCTACCAGCAGGAGCGCAATCCCGAGCTGACTTTCAGCGCGACCAAGGAACGTTGA
- a CDS encoding endonuclease/exonuclease/phosphatase family protein codes for MQIKFASYNIHKAVGLDRRRDPERILTVLKEIDADVVALQEVDRRYGRRMAVLPLEAIHAATDYVAVPMSMKPDSLGWHGNAILVRKGIDIVEAAPVPLPVLEPRGAVRADLLIEGRRLRVVGMHLDLSGIRRRHQVRSVLSHCADCAERVPTVMMGDLNEWAQRGGCLREFGVGWQVLAPGRSFPSRRPMALLDRIVVSAEWEVVGTNVHHSPLSAIGSDHLPVCASLVLPKI; via the coding sequence TTGCAGATCAAGTTCGCCAGTTACAACATCCACAAGGCTGTCGGCCTCGACCGGCGGCGCGATCCCGAGCGCATCCTGACCGTGCTCAAGGAGATCGACGCCGACGTCGTCGCGCTGCAGGAAGTCGATCGCCGCTATGGCCGCCGCATGGCGGTGCTGCCGCTCGAGGCGATCCATGCCGCTACCGATTACGTCGCTGTTCCCATGTCGATGAAGCCGGACAGCCTCGGCTGGCATGGCAATGCGATCCTCGTGCGCAAAGGTATCGACATCGTCGAGGCGGCGCCGGTGCCGCTGCCGGTGCTGGAGCCGCGCGGGGCCGTGCGGGCGGACCTCCTGATCGAGGGCAGGCGCCTGCGGGTAGTTGGCATGCACCTGGATCTCTCGGGCATCCGCCGGCGGCATCAGGTTCGTTCGGTGCTATCCCACTGCGCCGACTGCGCCGAGCGCGTGCCGACCGTGATGATGGGCGACCTCAATGAATGGGCGCAGCGCGGCGGATGCCTTCGTGAATTCGGCGTGGGCTGGCAGGTGCTGGCGCCGGGCCGGAGCTTTCCGTCCCGGCGGCCGATGGCACTGCTCGATCGGATCGTCGTGTCCGCCGAGTGGGAAGTTGTGGGAACCAATGTGCATCACAGCCCGTTGTCGGCGATAGGCTCCGACCATCTCCCGGTCTGTGCCTCGCTTGTGTTGCCTAAAATTTAG
- a CDS encoding P-II family nitrogen regulator — MKFIIAIIKPFKLDEVREALGGIGVAGMTVSEVKGFGRQKGQTEIYRGAEYSTNMLPKVKIEVAAPDDLAPKIVETIQQVASTEAIGDGKIFVLDLASAVRIRTGEAGDTAL, encoded by the coding sequence ATGAAGTTCATCATAGCCATCATCAAGCCCTTCAAGCTGGACGAAGTGCGGGAGGCGCTGGGGGGCATTGGCGTCGCCGGCATGACCGTTTCGGAAGTGAAGGGCTTCGGTCGCCAGAAGGGTCAGACGGAGATCTACCGCGGCGCCGAGTACTCGACCAACATGCTGCCCAAGGTGAAGATCGAGGTCGCTGCACCTGACGATCTGGCACCCAAGATCGTCGAGACGATCCAGCAGGTCGCAAGCACCGAGGCCATCGGTGATGGCAAGATCTTCGTCCTGGACCTTGCTTCGGCCGTGCGCATCCGCACCGGCGAGGCTGGCGACACCGCGCTCTGA
- a CDS encoding ammonium transporter, with translation MNRKIFAKVSGGIGATLASLAVSTAAFAQDAVPTVDKGDTAWMMTSTVLVFLMILPGLALFYGGLTRSKNMLSTMTQIGAAASLAMLIWVMYGYSMAFGEGGNAFVAGFGKAFLAGVTPDSVSGTIPEYVFACFQMTFAAITVALVLGSTVERIKFSAVMVFAVVWLTIVYFPIAHMVWAPTGYFFGLGALDYAGGTVVHINAGVSALVAAIILGKRKGFPAEPMPPHSLTLTMVGTGLLWVGWFGFNAGSALSANGAASLAMINTFVATASAGLFWMLAERLAGHKGSALGFCSGVVAGLVAVTPAAGNSGPFGAIILGAVASIICFFAVSKLKPMLGYDDALDAFGVHGIGGIVGAIGTGIVYAPSLGGPGKADFAIGPQLVIQIEAVLATVVLATVGTVIAIFIAKAVTGLRVTPEVEADGLDIGEHGERAYN, from the coding sequence ATGAACCGCAAGATTTTTGCCAAGGTTTCCGGCGGAATTGGTGCGACGCTCGCGTCGCTAGCCGTTTCCACCGCCGCCTTCGCCCAGGACGCCGTGCCGACCGTCGACAAGGGCGACACCGCCTGGATGATGACGTCCACCGTCCTCGTCTTCCTGATGATCCTCCCCGGCCTCGCGCTGTTCTACGGCGGTCTGACCCGCTCGAAGAACATGCTCTCGACCATGACGCAGATCGGCGCCGCGGCCTCGCTCGCCATGCTCATCTGGGTCATGTACGGCTACTCGATGGCCTTCGGTGAGGGTGGCAATGCCTTCGTCGCCGGCTTCGGCAAGGCGTTCCTCGCAGGCGTCACCCCCGATTCGGTCTCGGGCACCATTCCCGAGTATGTCTTCGCCTGCTTCCAGATGACCTTCGCCGCGATCACCGTCGCGCTGGTGCTGGGCTCCACGGTCGAGCGTATCAAGTTCTCGGCGGTCATGGTCTTCGCGGTCGTCTGGCTGACGATCGTGTACTTCCCGATCGCGCACATGGTCTGGGCTCCGACCGGCTACTTCTTCGGCCTCGGCGCGCTCGACTACGCGGGCGGCACCGTCGTCCACATCAACGCCGGTGTCTCGGCGCTGGTCGCCGCGATCATCCTCGGCAAGCGCAAGGGCTTCCCGGCCGAGCCGATGCCGCCGCACTCGCTGACGCTCACCATGGTCGGCACCGGCCTGCTGTGGGTGGGCTGGTTCGGCTTCAATGCCGGTTCGGCGCTCTCGGCCAACGGCGCGGCCTCGCTCGCCATGATCAACACTTTCGTCGCCACCGCTTCGGCAGGTCTGTTCTGGATGCTCGCCGAGCGTCTGGCGGGTCACAAGGGTTCGGCCCTGGGCTTCTGCTCGGGCGTCGTCGCCGGTCTCGTCGCGGTCACCCCGGCAGCGGGCAACTCCGGTCCGTTTGGTGCCATCATCCTGGGCGCTGTGGCTTCGATCATCTGCTTCTTCGCGGTCAGCAAGCTCAAGCCGATGCTCGGCTATGACGACGCGCTCGATGCATTCGGCGTCCACGGCATCGGCGGTATCGTCGGCGCCATCGGCACCGGCATCGTCTATGCCCCGTCGCTCGGCGGCCCCGGCAAGGCGGACTTCGCCATCGGCCCGCAGCTGGTGATCCAGATCGAGGCGGTCCTCGCCACCGTGGTCCTCGCAACCGTGGGCACCGTGATCGCGATCTTCATCGCCAAGGCAGTCACCGGCCTGCGCGTCACTCCCGAAGTCGAAGCCGACGGCCTCGACATCGGCGAGCACGGCGAGCGCGCCTACAACTAA
- a CDS encoding P-II family nitrogen regulator, whose product MKYVTAIIKPFKFTEVKEALAASGVSGLTVSEVSGHGRQKGQTEVYRGAEYASSMLPKLRLEIAVTDEMAPRIVEIIRAHANNDEIGDGKIFVFPLDRAVRIRTGEQGDDAL is encoded by the coding sequence ATGAAGTACGTCACGGCCATCATCAAGCCGTTCAAGTTCACCGAAGTGAAGGAGGCGCTGGCTGCTTCCGGCGTGTCCGGCCTGACGGTGTCGGAAGTCAGCGGGCACGGTCGCCAGAAAGGGCAGACCGAAGTCTATCGCGGCGCCGAATATGCCTCAAGCATGTTGCCCAAGCTACGGCTTGAGATCGCGGTGACCGACGAGATGGCGCCGCGCATCGTCGAGATCATCCGTGCGCACGCCAACAACGACGAGATCGGTGATGGCAAGATCTTCGTGTTTCCCCTCGACCGCGCCGTGCGAATCCGCACCGGCGAACAGGGTGACGACGCGCTCTAG
- a CDS encoding TIGR01244 family sulfur transferase produces MFRQITETVFASPQIDVAMIAEAKALGIVRIVNNRPEGESEDQTPGDAIAAAAREAGIDYVAIPVTHAGFSQAQVDAMEQALDVEGPVLAYCRSGTRSTLLWALARAKAGDSPAVIASKAAGAGYDVSPVRQLIEMLSAGR; encoded by the coding sequence ATGTTCCGCCAGATTACCGAGACCGTCTTCGCCAGCCCGCAGATCGACGTCGCCATGATCGCCGAGGCCAAGGCACTGGGAATCGTACGGATCGTCAACAATCGCCCCGAAGGCGAGAGCGAGGACCAGACCCCCGGCGACGCCATCGCAGCGGCGGCCCGGGAAGCGGGAATCGACTACGTCGCGATTCCCGTGACTCACGCAGGGTTCAGCCAGGCGCAGGTCGATGCAATGGAGCAGGCCCTCGACGTCGAGGGGCCGGTGCTCGCCTATTGCCGCTCGGGCACGCGCTCGACGCTGTTGTGGGCGCTGGCCCGCGCCAAGGCCGGTGACAGCCCGGCGGTGATCGCCTCGAAGGCAGCCGGTGCGGGTTATGACGTCAGCCCGGTGCGCCAGTTGATCGAGATGCTGTCCGCCGGACGATAA
- a CDS encoding cold-shock protein encodes MGFDRGRRGRGRDNKRGGEDEFDPFYAGGGDRFGGGDRGGFGGGGFGGGDRFSGGGGFGGGDRGGFGGGGGGFGGGNRGGGFGGGGGGGFGGRGGGGGGGMPAQVVGQGKGVVKFFNAAKGFGFIQRDEGGDDVFVHISSVERAGLEGLAEGQQLEFQLVDRGGKVSATDLVVVGDVIPVAKREPAPQRQLTGEKATGTVKFFNSMKGFGFITRDDGQPDAFVHISAVERSGMSGLNEGDQVEFDIEVDRRGKYSAVNLQPRQG; translated from the coding sequence ATGGGTTTTGATAGAGGTCGTCGCGGAAGGGGACGCGACAATAAGCGGGGCGGAGAAGACGAGTTCGATCCGTTCTACGCTGGTGGCGGAGATCGCTTCGGCGGCGGTGATCGCGGCGGCTTCGGCGGCGGCGGCTTCGGTGGCGGCGACCGTTTCAGCGGTGGTGGCGGCTTCGGCGGCGGTGATCGCGGCGGCTTCGGCGGCGGCGGGGGCGGCTTCGGCGGTGGCAACCGTGGCGGCGGCTTCGGCGGCGGCGGTGGCGGCGGCTTTGGTGGTCGCGGCGGCGGCGGCGGTGGCGGTATGCCCGCGCAGGTCGTCGGCCAGGGCAAGGGCGTCGTGAAGTTCTTCAACGCAGCCAAGGGCTTCGGCTTCATCCAGCGCGACGAAGGCGGCGACGATGTGTTCGTGCACATCAGCTCGGTCGAGCGTGCCGGCCTCGAAGGTCTGGCCGAAGGCCAGCAGCTCGAATTCCAGCTCGTCGATCGCGGTGGCAAGGTATCGGCAACCGACCTCGTGGTCGTTGGCGATGTGATCCCCGTCGCCAAGCGCGAGCCGGCGCCGCAGCGCCAGCTCACCGGCGAGAAGGCTACCGGCACGGTCAAGTTCTTCAACTCCATGAAGGGCTTCGGCTTCATCACTCGTGATGACGGCCAGCCGGACGCATTCGTGCACATCAGTGCGGTCGAGCGCTCGGGCATGTCCGGCCTCAACGAAGGCGATCAGGTTGAGTTCGACATCGAGGTCGATCGACGAGGCAAGTACTCGGCGGTCAACCTGCAGCCGCGTCAGGGTTGA
- a CDS encoding aspartate aminotransferase family protein → MSITPLMPVYPRCGVRPVRGEHCHLISEDGRRFLDFASGIAVNALGHSHPGLVGAIQKQAETLMHVSNLYGSPQGEAVAKRLVDLTFADTVFFTNSGAEAVECAMKTARAYHQSVGNDQKYELITFNQAFHGRTMATISASSQEKMHKGFLPLLPGFKYVEFNDLEAAKAAIGPNTAGFMVEPIQGEGGIRIATDEFLQGLRALCDEHDLMLILDEVQSGVGRAGTFFAYEQYGIEPDIMATAKGIGGGFPVGACLATEKAARGMVAGTHGSTYGGNPFAMAAIGAILDVIPDEAFLADVRAKGERIKARLEQFIGNYPDLFELVRGRGLFIGLKMKVEPRAFVAHMRDNHGLLTVSAGDNVVRVLPPLVIDDSHIDEFMEKLSAAAADYKIEASV, encoded by the coding sequence ATGTCCATTACCCCGCTGATGCCCGTATATCCCCGGTGCGGCGTGCGTCCCGTTCGCGGCGAACACTGCCATCTCATCAGCGAGGACGGTCGCCGTTTCCTCGACTTCGCCAGCGGCATCGCGGTGAACGCGCTCGGCCATTCGCATCCCGGCCTCGTCGGCGCGATCCAGAAGCAGGCCGAGACGCTGATGCACGTCTCCAACCTCTATGGCAGTCCGCAGGGTGAGGCCGTGGCGAAGCGTCTCGTCGATCTGACGTTCGCGGACACGGTGTTCTTCACCAATTCGGGCGCCGAGGCGGTGGAGTGCGCGATGAAGACTGCGCGCGCCTATCACCAGTCGGTCGGCAACGACCAGAAGTACGAGTTGATCACCTTCAACCAGGCCTTCCACGGCCGCACGATGGCCACGATCAGCGCTTCCAGCCAGGAGAAGATGCACAAGGGCTTCCTACCCTTGCTGCCCGGCTTCAAGTACGTCGAATTCAATGATCTGGAGGCTGCGAAGGCCGCGATCGGTCCGAACACGGCAGGCTTCATGGTCGAGCCGATCCAGGGCGAGGGCGGCATCCGCATCGCCACCGACGAATTCCTGCAGGGCCTGCGTGCGCTGTGCGACGAGCATGACCTCATGCTGATCCTCGACGAAGTGCAGAGCGGCGTCGGCCGCGCCGGGACTTTCTTCGCCTATGAGCAGTACGGCATCGAGCCGGACATCATGGCGACCGCCAAGGGCATCGGCGGCGGCTTCCCGGTCGGCGCCTGCCTCGCCACCGAGAAGGCGGCGCGCGGCATGGTCGCGGGCACGCATGGCTCGACGTACGGCGGCAACCCCTTCGCCATGGCGGCGATCGGCGCGATCCTCGACGTGATCCCGGACGAGGCCTTCCTTGCCGACGTGCGCGCCAAAGGCGAGCGGATCAAGGCTCGCCTTGAGCAGTTCATCGGCAACTATCCCGACCTCTTCGAACTGGTGCGCGGGCGCGGCCTGTTCATCGGCCTCAAGATGAAGGTCGAGCCGCGCGCCTTCGTGGCGCACATGCGCGACAACCACGGGCTGCTCACCGTCTCGGCGGGCGACAACGTGGTGCGCGTGCTGCCCCCGCTCGTCATCGACGACAGCCACATCGACGAGTTCATGGAAAAGCTCTCCGCCGCAGCGGCGGACTACAAGATCGAAGCGAGCGTGTGA
- the argF gene encoding ornithine carbamoyltransferase: protein MKDFLSLSDAGGDTLAAMINDAIDRKAARAGCAKGRADADAPLAGHTLAMIFEKNSTRTRVSFDMAMRQLGGSALILEAGSTQIGRGESIADTARVLSRMVDAIMIRTDDHAKIEELAHYADVPVINGLTDLSHPCQIVADLLTIVEHGHALPGLQLAWLGDGNNVANSLIEAAGLMKFTIRIGGPAGYEPDAGFIARCREAGGEVILTNDPHEAVAGAQVVVTDTWVSMGQPGGEQHVAAMQPYQVNAALMAAARPKATFLHCLPAHRNEEVTDEVMDGPQSAVWDEAENRIHGQKSVLLWALGKL, encoded by the coding sequence ATGAAGGATTTCCTGAGTCTGTCCGATGCGGGCGGCGATACCCTCGCCGCCATGATCAACGACGCGATCGACCGGAAGGCGGCGCGCGCGGGCTGTGCCAAGGGCCGTGCCGACGCCGATGCGCCGCTTGCCGGGCACACGCTCGCGATGATCTTTGAGAAGAACTCCACCCGCACCCGCGTCTCGTTCGACATGGCGATGCGCCAGCTTGGAGGCTCGGCGCTGATCCTGGAGGCAGGTTCCACGCAGATCGGTCGCGGCGAATCGATCGCTGACACCGCCCGCGTTCTCAGCCGCATGGTCGACGCGATCATGATTCGCACCGACGACCACGCCAAGATCGAGGAACTGGCGCATTACGCCGACGTCCCCGTCATCAACGGCCTGACCGACCTGTCGCACCCGTGCCAGATCGTCGCTGACCTGCTGACGATTGTGGAGCACGGCCACGCGCTGCCCGGCCTCCAACTGGCGTGGCTGGGTGACGGCAACAACGTCGCCAACTCGCTGATCGAGGCGGCGGGGCTGATGAAGTTCACCATCCGCATCGGCGGCCCGGCGGGCTACGAGCCGGACGCCGGTTTCATCGCGCGCTGCCGCGAGGCCGGGGGCGAAGTCATCCTCACCAACGACCCGCACGAGGCTGTGGCCGGGGCGCAGGTCGTGGTCACCGACACCTGGGTCTCGATGGGCCAGCCGGGCGGCGAGCAACACGTTGCGGCGATGCAGCCCTATCAGGTCAATGCCGCGCTGATGGCCGCTGCCCGCCCCAAGGCGACCTTCCTCCACTGCTTGCCCGCGCACCGCAATGAGGAAGTGACCGACGAGGTCATGGATGGTCCGCAGTCGGCGGTGTGGGACGAAGCCGAGAACCGCATCCACGGTCAGAAGTCGGTCCTGCTCTGGGCGCTCGGCAAGCTGTGA
- a CDS encoding Hsp33 family molecular chaperone HslO, whose protein sequence is MIEDDLLRDDTGFDRVLSFTVPARHVRGRMVRLGPVLETVLSAHDYPKVVKHVLAEALVLTALMGSLLKDENAQLTFQAQAEGGAVDLLVCDYRNGELRGYLRHDPEMVGALEEDCSLETMFGKGFLAITFDLATSGERYQGIVPLEGASLAHACESYFAQSEQLPTLIRIAVRSNGPRCVAGGMLVQHFPDGEEGRERLHVKEDHPDWEHVAILSGTVQAAELVDPVLTLEELAWRLFHEESEVRVEPLLPLSRGCRCTVEHYRSILSKFPEDQLEDMRDDDGHIPVDCAFCSKVLRVPA, encoded by the coding sequence GTGATCGAGGACGACCTGCTGCGCGACGATACCGGCTTCGACCGAGTCCTGTCGTTCACCGTGCCCGCGCGCCATGTGCGCGGGCGCATGGTGCGGCTTGGCCCGGTGCTGGAGACGGTGCTGTCGGCGCATGACTATCCCAAGGTCGTCAAGCATGTGCTGGCCGAGGCGCTGGTGCTGACCGCGCTGATGGGCTCGCTGCTCAAGGACGAGAACGCCCAGCTGACGTTCCAGGCGCAGGCCGAGGGCGGCGCGGTGGACCTGCTGGTCTGCGACTATCGCAACGGGGAACTGCGCGGCTATCTGCGCCACGATCCGGAGATGGTCGGGGCGCTGGAGGAGGACTGCTCGCTCGAGACGATGTTCGGCAAGGGCTTCCTGGCGATCACCTTCGACCTTGCGACCAGTGGCGAACGCTATCAGGGCATCGTGCCGCTGGAAGGCGCGTCGCTTGCGCATGCCTGCGAGAGCTATTTCGCGCAGTCGGAGCAGCTGCCGACGCTGATCCGTATCGCGGTCCGCTCGAACGGGCCGCGCTGCGTCGCGGGCGGCATGCTCGTGCAGCATTTCCCCGACGGCGAGGAAGGCCGTGAACGCCTGCACGTCAAGGAAGACCATCCGGACTGGGAGCATGTCGCGATCCTGTCTGGAACGGTGCAGGCCGCCGAACTGGTCGATCCGGTGCTGACGCTGGAGGAACTGGCGTGGCGCCTGTTCCACGAGGAAAGCGAAGTACGGGTTGAACCTTTGCTTCCGCTGAGCCGTGGCTGCCGTTGCACCGTCGAGCATTATCGCTCGATCCTGTCCAAGTTCCCCGAGGATCAGCTGGAGGACATGCGCGACGACGATGGGCACATCCCGGTCGATTGCGCGTTCTGTTCCAAGGTTCTGCGCGTCCCGGCCTGA
- a CDS encoding DUF3617 domain-containing protein, translating to MFSKSSLAVFGLAACVAAALPAYAQQQSLGMLDALAHGGWELRERGGPVRNICLDSGRRLIQLRHPGASCSTVVVEDKADQVTVQYTCRGQGYGRTQIRRETDGLVQIDSQGIVNGLPFAFSAEGRRTGDCRS from the coding sequence ATGTTTTCGAAGTCTTCTCTTGCAGTGTTTGGACTGGCCGCCTGTGTAGCGGCAGCACTGCCGGCTTACGCGCAGCAGCAGTCATTGGGCATGCTCGATGCATTGGCACACGGTGGCTGGGAACTGCGCGAGCGCGGTGGTCCGGTGCGCAACATCTGCCTCGACAGTGGACGTCGGCTGATCCAGCTGCGCCATCCGGGGGCATCGTGCAGCACTGTCGTGGTCGAGGACAAGGCCGATCAGGTCACCGTGCAGTACACCTGTCGCGGACAGGGCTATGGCCGCACGCAGATCCGGCGTGAGACCGATGGCCTGGTTCAGATCGACAGCCAGGGCATCGTCAACGGCCTGCCTTTCGCGTTTTCCGCCGAAGGGCGCCGCACGGGCGATTGCCGCAGCTGA
- the queC gene encoding 7-cyano-7-deazaguanine synthase QueC: MHEETTPQPGSAAPQAVVLLSGGLDSMVCAGIARERGFAVNALTIDYNQRHRRELDAAAEIASFVGAQRHVVLPLDLRRFGGSALTDDIAVPKDGVGEDIPVTYVPARNLVFLSLTLAWAEAIGANDIFIGVNALDYSGYPDCRPEFISAFENIATLATKAGDEGQKLRIHAPLQFMSKADIARETDRLGLNPGMSWSCYDPQPDGRACGLCDSCRLRKGGFEEAGLTDPTPYAA, from the coding sequence ATGCATGAAGAGACAACCCCGCAGCCGGGCTCGGCTGCTCCGCAGGCCGTGGTGCTGCTTTCCGGCGGCCTCGATTCCATGGTCTGTGCCGGGATCGCGCGTGAACGCGGCTTCGCGGTCAATGCGCTGACCATCGACTACAACCAGCGGCACCGGCGCGAACTGGACGCGGCGGCCGAGATCGCCAGCTTCGTGGGGGCGCAGCGTCATGTGGTGCTGCCGCTCGATCTGCGGCGCTTCGGCGGCTCGGCGCTGACCGACGACATCGCCGTGCCCAAGGACGGCGTCGGCGAGGATATTCCGGTCACTTACGTGCCCGCGCGCAACCTCGTGTTCCTGTCGCTGACACTGGCCTGGGCGGAGGCGATCGGCGCCAACGACATCTTCATCGGCGTCAACGCGCTGGACTACTCGGGCTACCCGGATTGCCGCCCGGAGTTCATCTCGGCTTTCGAGAACATCGCTACGTTGGCGACCAAGGCCGGGGATGAGGGGCAGAAGCTGCGCATCCACGCGCCGCTCCAGTTCATGAGCAAGGCCGACATCGCCCGCGAGACGGACCGTCTGGGCCTCAATCCCGGCATGAGCTGGTCGTGCTACGACCCCCAGCCGGACGGGCGTGCTTGTGGTCTGTGCGACAGTTGCCGCCTGCGCAAGGGTGGCTTCGAGGAAGCCGGGCTCACCGATCCGACGCCTTACGCGGCCTGA